The following coding sequences lie in one Eubacterium ventriosum genomic window:
- a CDS encoding deoxyribonuclease IV, with translation MKLKIGSHVGMSGKDMLLGSAKEAYSYGANVFMAYTGAPQNTRRKEISELKIKEAWEYMAHHNIDEIVIHAPYIINLANTIKPETYEIAEKFLATELERTEAMGSRIMVLHPGSHVGAGVDAGINQIVKGINNVLTKDSKACIALETMAGKGSEIGRNFEELARIYDGVVYNDKLRVCFDTCHVNDAGYDLVNDLSGVFEKFDKVIGTDQIGVFHINDSKNVLGAGKDRHENIGFGNIGYDTLRQIIYMEQFENIPKILETPYVKDPENSKKSYAPYKFEIEMIKKGEFNTNLQNEILQNGR, from the coding sequence ATGAAATTAAAAATAGGTTCTCATGTTGGAATGAGTGGAAAGGATATGCTTTTAGGTTCAGCTAAGGAAGCTTATTCATATGGAGCAAATGTCTTTATGGCGTATACAGGTGCTCCACAAAATACGCGCAGAAAAGAAATAAGTGAATTAAAAATAAAAGAAGCATGGGAGTATATGGCACATCATAATATAGATGAAATAGTGATTCACGCACCATATATTATTAATCTTGCCAATACAATTAAGCCTGAAACTTACGAAATAGCAGAAAAGTTTTTGGCAACAGAATTGGAAAGAACAGAGGCAATGGGAAGCAGAATTATGGTTCTTCATCCGGGTTCACATGTTGGAGCAGGAGTTGATGCAGGAATTAATCAGATAGTGAAAGGCATTAACAATGTGCTAACTAAGGATAGTAAGGCATGTATTGCCCTTGAAACAATGGCAGGAAAGGGCAGCGAAATAGGAAGAAATTTTGAAGAACTTGCAAGAATATATGATGGAGTAGTTTACAATGACAAGCTTAGAGTTTGTTTTGATACATGTCATGTTAATGATGCCGGGTATGACCTTGTTAACGATTTAAGCGGAGTTTTTGAGAAGTTTGATAAAGTTATCGGAACAGACCAGATTGGTGTTTTTCATATTAATGATAGCAAGAACGTGCTTGGTGCAGGAAAAGACCGACACGAAAATATAGGTTTTGGAAACATTGGATATGACACTTTAAGACAAATAATTTATATGGAACAGTTTGAAAATATTCCAAAGATTCTTGAAACACCTTATGTTAAAGATCCGGAAAACAGCAAAAAATCTTATGCACCATATAAGTTTGAAATAGAAATGATTAAGAAAGGAGAGTTTAATACTAACTTGCAGAATGAAATCCTGCAAAATGGCAGATAG
- a CDS encoding flavodoxin family protein has translation MKVLMFNGSPKAKGCTYTALEEMAKVLNEEGIETEIMHVGAHPQGSCMGCGGCSKTGECVYGGEVVEAAKKLKEADGVVFGSPVHYASISGNMMGFLHRLSWSAGKDLKYKPAAMVVSARRAGTTSALDEIAKIPEFFHMPLINGNYWPMVHGSNPDDVRKDEEGLQIVRNIGRNMAWILKCIQVGKENGIEHPQPEDPVKTNFIR, from the coding sequence ATGAAAGTATTAATGTTTAACGGAAGCCCTAAAGCTAAGGGCTGTACATATACAGCATTGGAAGAGATGGCTAAAGTCTTAAATGAAGAAGGCATTGAAACAGAGATTATGCACGTAGGAGCACACCCACAGGGAAGTTGTATGGGCTGTGGCGGTTGCTCAAAAACAGGTGAATGTGTGTATGGTGGAGAAGTAGTTGAAGCAGCAAAGAAGCTTAAAGAAGCTGACGGAGTCGTTTTTGGAAGCCCTGTTCATTATGCATCAATTAGTGGAAATATGATGGGATTTCTTCACAGATTATCATGGAGTGCAGGAAAAGATTTAAAATATAAACCGGCAGCTATGGTTGTAAGTGCAAGAAGAGCAGGAACAACAAGTGCTCTTGATGAAATTGCAAAGATACCTGAGTTTTTCCATATGCCATTAATTAACGGAAATTATTGGCCAATGGTTCACGGAAGCAATCCAGATGATGTAAGAAAAGATGAAGAAGGTCTTCAGATAGTAAGAAATATTGGACGAAATATGGCTTGGATTTTGAAGTGTATTCAGGTTGGAAAAGAAAATGGAATTGAACATCCACAGCCGGAAGATCCAGTTAAGACTAATTTCATCCGTTAA
- a CDS encoding C40 family peptidase: MKKKIIVASVFTVALIGGIIGIKSVSGGHHTSGAETKIVQKTTIQETTTAVQHETKAPVETKKKVDLIFPEKYKNVSAIKIEKKKVKSEDDSDEMVEIYEKDDEKSKVVGIGVDGSYVKILKKGKKFYQIKSKKITGYVKKENVVTGKNAKEVLIEAKDVIVKVKVKKTELRSEDNKKSKVLCNLQEKAEYPITDISKDKKWIKVERTSTMSGWVKTKDVTVKIHKEYLYTPEEYDDMLEQEWAANAITYTLEETSLPKEGEAAEFLKYATQFLGNRYVWGGTSLTSGADCSGFTMSLFKKFGYSLSRTAAEQAYNGKAVKSNKLKPGDLVFYHTDRKNKNRISHVAIYIGDGKILHSANKTQGVIISRLGNPCAARRILSGKLVKKDKDKDKEKTAVVSTKKDIKRLNQETTTEEESSTVEIEKTTQVPNTTEVETTTKVEETESCTDEE; encoded by the coding sequence ATGAAAAAGAAAATTATAGTGGCATCAGTGTTTACAGTAGCCTTAATTGGCGGAATTATAGGAATTAAATCTGTTTCAGGAGGACATCACACAAGCGGAGCGGAGACGAAGATTGTACAGAAAACAACAATTCAGGAAACAACTACAGCAGTGCAACATGAGACAAAGGCACCTGTAGAAACTAAGAAAAAGGTTGATTTGATTTTTCCTGAAAAGTATAAGAATGTAAGTGCAATAAAGATTGAAAAGAAGAAAGTCAAGTCTGAAGATGATTCAGATGAGATGGTTGAAATATACGAGAAGGACGATGAAAAGTCTAAAGTTGTAGGAATTGGTGTAGATGGCAGTTACGTTAAGATTCTAAAAAAGGGAAAGAAATTTTATCAGATTAAATCTAAAAAGATTACAGGATATGTTAAGAAAGAAAATGTAGTAACAGGCAAGAATGCTAAGGAAGTTTTAATTGAAGCCAAGGACGTTATTGTAAAGGTTAAGGTGAAGAAAACAGAACTTAGAAGCGAAGATAATAAGAAATCAAAAGTTTTGTGCAATCTACAGGAGAAGGCAGAATATCCAATAACAGATATAAGTAAGGACAAGAAGTGGATTAAAGTAGAGAGAACATCCACAATGTCAGGATGGGTTAAGACTAAAGATGTTACTGTAAAGATTCACAAGGAATATTTGTATACCCCGGAAGAATATGATGATATGCTTGAGCAGGAATGGGCAGCTAATGCTATTACATATACTTTGGAAGAAACTTCTCTTCCAAAAGAAGGCGAAGCAGCAGAGTTTTTGAAATATGCAACACAATTCCTTGGAAACAGATATGTTTGGGGTGGAACAAGTCTTACAAGTGGAGCAGACTGTTCAGGTTTTACAATGTCTTTGTTTAAAAAATTTGGATATAGTTTAAGCAGAACGGCAGCAGAGCAGGCTTACAATGGCAAAGCAGTAAAAAGTAACAAGCTTAAACCGGGAGATTTAGTATTTTATCATACCGACAGAAAAAACAAGAATAGAATAAGTCATGTTGCTATTTATATTGGCGACGGGAAGATTCTTCATTCTGCAAACAAGACTCAGGGTGTAATAATTTCAAGACTTGGCAATCCTTGTGCCGCAAGACGAATTTTAAGTGGAAAGTTAGTAAAAAAAGACAAGGATAAAGATAAAGAAAAAACAGCAGTTGTATCAACAAAGAAAGATATTAAACGATTAAATCAGGAAACAACAACTGAAGAAGAAAGTTCAACTGTTGAAATAGAAAAAACGACACAAGTTCCTAATACTACAGAAGTGGAAACAACTACAAAGGTAGAGGAAACTGAAAGTTGTACAGATGAAGAATAA
- a CDS encoding fibronectin type III domain-containing protein: MRKLFKNLTAIGLSVTMVVGTASMASAAVAKGTDVSNGKAWTSYSIHTREDNGSWEDKLIGAGQKYQNKENTYKSYGEDAKITTQTSSSFTMNVVSTGWSANWTPMGTVGQSNPWGVTADKVVNVERGRYYTISFKIKSTLKNEIMKSQDKKDAKGNVIKDSEGKAMGENVGTDKYNYVKHIHFKAFDNTDKDGAALKLSNVKATIGGKSVLSSTKDFSPFVALDSQNTADDGYVTVSADVKIPSLRSEYQKKKAQATLGIKFAFGAFLKEYIDENDMSGTIDVKDFKITAGIQSPSQVKISKVKAKKKAMVVKYKKASKAKKYEVQYSLKKNFKKSKVKTTKKAKITIKKLKSGKKYYVRVRGFFMNGKTKVYGPYSAKKVVKIK, translated from the coding sequence ATGAGAAAATTATTCAAGAACTTAACAGCAATCGGTTTATCAGTAACTATGGTTGTTGGTACAGCATCAATGGCATCTGCAGCAGTAGCTAAGGGAACAGATGTATCTAACGGAAAGGCATGGACATCATATTCTATCCATACACGTGAAGATAACGGCTCTTGGGAAGATAAGCTTATCGGAGCAGGACAGAAATATCAGAATAAAGAGAATACATACAAGAGTTATGGTGAAGATGCAAAGATTACAACACAGACATCAAGCAGTTTTACAATGAATGTTGTAAGTACAGGATGGAGTGCTAACTGGACACCAATGGGAACTGTAGGACAGTCTAACCCATGGGGCGTAACAGCAGATAAGGTTGTTAATGTAGAAAGAGGACGTTATTACACAATTTCATTTAAGATTAAGAGTACATTAAAGAATGAAATTATGAAGAGTCAGGACAAGAAAGATGCTAAAGGCAACGTAATTAAGGATAGCGAAGGAAAAGCTATGGGTGAAAATGTTGGTACAGATAAGTACAACTACGTAAAACACATTCACTTTAAAGCATTTGATAACACAGATAAAGATGGTGCAGCTCTTAAGCTTTCAAATGTTAAGGCTACAATCGGTGGTAAGAGCGTTCTTTCAAGCACAAAGGATTTCAGCCCATTTGTTGCACTTGACAGCCAGAACACAGCAGATGACGGATATGTAACAGTATCAGCAGATGTTAAGATTCCATCACTTAGATCAGAATATCAGAAGAAAAAGGCTCAGGCTACATTAGGTATTAAGTTTGCATTTGGTGCATTCTTAAAAGAATACATCGATGAAAACGATATGAGTGGAACAATCGACGTTAAGGACTTCAAGATTACAGCAGGTATCCAGTCACCTTCACAGGTTAAGATTTCTAAAGTGAAAGCTAAGAAGAAAGCTATGGTTGTTAAATATAAGAAAGCAAGCAAGGCTAAGAAATATGAAGTTCAGTACTCATTAAAGAAGAATTTCAAGAAATCAAAAGTTAAGACAACAAAAAAAGCTAAGATCACAATTAAGAAATTAAAATCAGGTAAGAAGTATTATGTAAGAGTTAGAGGATTCTTTATGAACGGAAAGACTAAGGTTTATGGACCATACTCAGCTAAGAAGGTAGTAAAGATTAAATAA
- a CDS encoding RrF2 family transcriptional regulator, with amino-acid sequence MMISTKGRYALRVMIDLAQNDGESFVSLKDVAERQGISMKYLEMIVSLLHKGHMVKSQRGKAGGYKLVKKPAEYTIGSILKLTEGTLAPVGCLEEGAEKCDRATECITLPLWKKLDDQIDEYLESVTLEDLVEGRV; translated from the coding sequence ATGATGATTTCTACAAAAGGCAGATACGCTTTAAGAGTTATGATAGATTTGGCTCAGAATGATGGCGAGTCTTTTGTATCACTGAAAGATGTGGCAGAAAGACAGGGAATTTCCATGAAGTATTTGGAAATGATTGTATCGTTATTACATAAAGGACATATGGTAAAGAGTCAGCGAGGCAAAGCAGGCGGATACAAGCTGGTGAAGAAACCGGCAGAATATACAATAGGCTCAATTCTCAAACTTACTGAAGGAACATTGGCACCGGTTGGCTGCCTGGAAGAAGGGGCTGAGAAGTGCGATAGAGCTACTGAATGTATTACATTACCATTGTGGAAGAAATTAGACGACCAGATAGATGAATACTTGGAAAGTGTAACACTGGAAGACTTAGTTGAAGGCAGAGTATAA
- a CDS encoding GNAT family N-acetyltransferase: MNYDFKTDCDSNNNCNSNAKNSSEIDLDNLTFEFISEINDKLYEDLSNIANICNNFDNVKNTFFIDNEDCETTIDNEPNENIKDNNTLEDDYSKVIIAKKDKTIVGFISIYLIDESTAEICGFVLPEYRNNNIGNYLMEKLSYEMEDFYISIPVAKDNKTAPNFLRINGYYPSTTECSMVINTDNIVEKPSSFDCSIDFKKTENEDEIIFEIFKDNNNIGSCFVSIFETCGCIHNVEINEAFRGNGYSKLLLQYSLYDIKNICQNIILHVTKENVPAYNLYKKLNFITTSEIIYYDNL; the protein is encoded by the coding sequence ATGAACTATGATTTTAAAACAGATTGTGATTCTAATAATAATTGTAATTCTAATGCAAAAAATAGCTCTGAAATAGATTTAGATAATCTTACGTTTGAATTTATATCTGAAATAAATGATAAACTTTATGAAGATCTGTCTAATATTGCTAATATATGTAATAATTTTGATAATGTTAAGAATACATTTTTTATTGATAACGAGGATTGTGAAACAACTATTGATAATGAACCGAATGAAAATATAAAAGATAATAATACTTTAGAAGATGATTATTCAAAAGTCATTATTGCAAAAAAAGATAAAACAATTGTAGGTTTTATTTCCATCTATCTCATAGATGAATCAACTGCAGAAATTTGTGGCTTTGTATTGCCCGAATATCGCAATAATAACATTGGCAATTATCTTATGGAGAAGCTTTCTTATGAAATGGAAGATTTCTATATTTCCATTCCTGTTGCAAAAGATAATAAGACAGCTCCAAATTTTCTTAGAATCAATGGTTATTATCCAAGTACCACTGAATGTTCAATGGTTATTAACACAGACAACATTGTTGAAAAGCCTTCATCCTTTGACTGTTCAATTGATTTTAAGAAAACAGAAAATGAAGATGAAATTATATTTGAGATTTTTAAAGATAATAACAACATTGGTTCCTGTTTCGTAAGCATTTTTGAAACCTGTGGATGCATTCATAATGTTGAAATTAATGAAGCTTTTCGTGGCAATGGTTACAGCAAACTTCTTTTACAATATTCTTTATATGATATAAAAAATATATGCCAAAATATTATACTTCACGTTACAAAAGAAAACGTTCCGGCATATAATCTTTATAAGAAACTTAACTTTATTACCACATCAGAAATTATTTATTATGATAATCTATAA
- the pepF gene encoding oligoendopeptidase F — MKREEQKIENTWKMEDMYSSDQAMENDLDKALKMISEYNKYKDNVSKNKETLLEYLKFNDEINLMAEKVYVYSNQKYHEDMTNSKYQTYSGKAQKLVVELGSATAFFEPEILEMDENVLKEWLENKEFADYRRYISEILRAKAHTLDKKTEEILAKSKRMASAADNIYAMYNGADIDFPTVKDKDGNEIKITHGNFVPILSGADRQLRKAAFKALYGTYGKMKNTIAATYNANVEQACFYADVRNYPSTRAMYLDESNIPEEVYDNLIEVVHEHMDLMHRYVSLRKKALGVDQLHMYDVYAPIVETPDKKIPFEKAKEMVKAGLAPMGKDYINKLQEGFDNRWIDIYENEGKRSGAYSWGAYGIHPYVLLNYQGTLDHVFTLAHEMGHALHSYYSDSNQSYINAGYKIFVAEVASTCNESLLIHYLLKNTDNKAEKAYLINHFLEQFKGTLYRQTMFAEFEKITHKMVEEGETLTSDILCKVYYDLNKQYFGEDMVLDEEIALEWARIPHFYNPFYVYQYATGISAAIALSKKIMEQGEAGVKDYMKFLTGGGSKDPIDLLKLAGVDMTTKEPIEKALELFKELLDQMEQSFLSIDTNA; from the coding sequence ATGAAAAGAGAAGAACAAAAAATAGAAAATACATGGAAAATGGAAGATATGTATTCTTCTGATCAGGCTATGGAAAATGATTTAGACAAAGCCTTAAAAATGATATCAGAATATAACAAATATAAAGATAATGTTTCGAAGAATAAGGAGACATTATTAGAATATTTGAAATTTAATGATGAAATAAACCTTATGGCAGAAAAAGTTTATGTATATTCCAATCAGAAATATCATGAAGATATGACAAATTCTAAGTATCAGACATATTCTGGTAAAGCTCAAAAATTAGTTGTAGAGCTTGGTAGTGCAACAGCATTTTTTGAACCGGAAATTCTTGAAATGGATGAGAATGTTTTAAAGGAATGGTTGGAAAATAAGGAATTTGCCGATTATAGAAGATATATTAGTGAAATACTAAGAGCAAAGGCTCATACATTAGATAAGAAGACGGAAGAAATTCTTGCAAAAAGTAAACGTATGGCAAGTGCTGCTGACAATATTTATGCTATGTATAATGGAGCAGACATTGATTTCCCAACAGTTAAGGATAAGGATGGCAATGAAATAAAGATAACACATGGCAATTTTGTGCCGATTTTAAGTGGCGCTGACAGGCAGCTTAGAAAAGCTGCGTTTAAGGCTTTATATGGCACATATGGAAAAATGAAAAATACTATTGCGGCAACATATAATGCCAATGTGGAACAGGCTTGTTTTTATGCTGATGTAAGAAATTATCCTTCAACTAGAGCAATGTATTTGGATGAAAGCAATATTCCGGAGGAAGTCTATGACAACTTAATTGAAGTTGTTCATGAACATATGGACTTAATGCACAGATATGTGTCGCTTAGAAAGAAAGCTTTAGGTGTTGATCAACTTCATATGTATGATGTTTATGCACCTATAGTGGAAACTCCTGATAAAAAAATTCCTTTTGAAAAGGCTAAAGAAATGGTTAAGGCAGGTCTTGCACCAATGGGCAAAGACTATATTAACAAACTTCAGGAAGGTTTTGACAATCGTTGGATAGATATTTATGAAAATGAAGGAAAAAGAAGTGGGGCATATTCATGGGGAGCCTACGGGATACATCCTTATGTTCTTTTAAACTATCAGGGAACATTAGATCATGTATTTACTTTGGCACATGAAATGGGTCACGCCCTTCACTCATATTATTCAGATTCAAACCAGAGCTATATCAATGCCGGATATAAGATATTTGTGGCAGAAGTGGCATCAACATGCAATGAGTCATTATTAATACACTATTTGCTAAAAAATACTGATAACAAGGCTGAAAAAGCTTACTTAATAAATCATTTTCTTGAACAGTTTAAGGGGACATTATATCGCCAGACTATGTTTGCAGAATTTGAAAAAATAACTCATAAGATGGTTGAAGAAGGTGAAACTCTTACAAGCGACATTCTTTGCAAAGTATATTATGATTTAAATAAGCAATATTTTGGCGAAGATATGGTATTAGACGAAGAAATTGCTTTGGAATGGGCAAGAATTCCACATTTCTACAATCCATTTTATGTATACCAGTATGCAACAGGAATTTCTGCTGCAATAGCATTATCTAAGAAAATAATGGAACAGGGCGAAGCAGGAGTTAAGGACTACATGAAATTCTTAACAGGCGGCGGCTCAAAGGATCCAATCGATTTGCTTAAATTAGCAGGAGTGGATATGACAACAAAAGAACCAATAGAAAAAGCACTGGAATTATTTAAAGAATTATTAGACCAAATGGAACAATCCTTTTTATCCATAGATACTAATGCATAA
- a CDS encoding phosphatase PAP2 family protein, whose amino-acid sequence MAIDWLILEKIQQIFGSGFCDWFMPRITVLGNAGIIWIIIGVAMLISKKYRKYGVLVLAGLLIGLIIGNGIVKNVVQRARPCWIDTNFKMLIAIPKDYSFPSGHTQASCIATTIITLTNKKFGWVVIPLAIIIAFSRMYLYVHFPTDILGGAVLGITIGALTYVYGTKILKIKKE is encoded by the coding sequence ATGGCAATTGATTGGTTAATTTTAGAAAAAATACAACAAATATTCGGTAGTGGATTTTGTGACTGGTTTATGCCTAGAATTACAGTTTTGGGAAATGCAGGGATTATTTGGATTATCATAGGCGTTGCAATGCTTATATCAAAAAAATACCGTAAATATGGAGTTTTGGTTCTTGCGGGGTTGTTAATAGGACTGATTATTGGAAACGGAATAGTGAAAAACGTTGTTCAAAGAGCGAGACCATGTTGGATAGATACAAATTTTAAGATGCTTATAGCAATTCCAAAAGATTATTCATTTCCTTCAGGTCACACACAGGCATCATGTATAGCTACAACAATTATAACGTTAACCAATAAGAAATTCGGTTGGGTGGTTATTCCGCTTGCTATAATAATCGCTTTTTCAAGAATGTATTTATATGTGCATTTTCCAACAGATATATTGGGAGGAGCAGTTCTTGGAATAACAATAGGTGCGTTAACATATGTATATGGAACAAAGATTTTAAAAATAAAAAAAGAATAA
- a CDS encoding AEC family transporter has product MADSIMDSLIYSLNATVPVFVVIVVGYLLKRIGWINQGFIEASNKINFKVTLPALLIQDMVNNNFMEKFELGYVIFCAVATTISILTMWFLARIFMKDKSIIGEFVQASYRSSAAVLGAAFILNIYSDTGMVPLMIIGAVPLYNIFAVIILTVECPEKGAGQSKTLSSTLKGIATNPIILSIVAGVILSVLNVHFPKMLDNTISNFSKMATPLALIAIGGSFEFGKALQKIKPAVIATAMKLVGWALVFLPIAIWIGYRDAKLMAIVIMLASPATPSCYIMSRSMHSEGTLTSSVIVLTTMCSAFTITAIIYILRAMGLV; this is encoded by the coding sequence ATGGCAGATAGTATTATGGACAGTTTAATTTATAGCTTAAATGCTACAGTACCCGTTTTTGTGGTTATTGTAGTTGGATATTTACTTAAAAGAATAGGATGGATAAATCAGGGATTTATTGAGGCATCCAATAAAATAAATTTTAAAGTTACTTTGCCAGCACTTTTAATACAGGATATGGTAAACAATAACTTTATGGAAAAATTTGAATTAGGTTATGTTATTTTTTGTGCCGTTGCAACAACAATAAGCATACTTACAATGTGGTTTCTTGCAAGAATTTTTATGAAAGATAAATCAATTATAGGAGAGTTTGTACAGGCTTCCTACAGAAGCAGCGCTGCAGTACTTGGAGCGGCATTTATCTTAAATATTTATTCAGATACGGGAATGGTTCCATTGATGATAATTGGTGCAGTTCCACTTTACAACATATTTGCTGTAATAATTCTTACAGTTGAATGTCCCGAAAAAGGTGCAGGTCAGTCAAAAACTTTGTCATCAACGTTAAAGGGAATAGCTACAAACCCTATTATTTTAAGTATTGTTGCAGGGGTTATTTTGTCAGTGCTTAATGTACATTTTCCTAAAATGCTTGATAACACCATTTCTAATTTTTCAAAGATGGCAACACCACTTGCACTTATTGCAATAGGTGGAAGTTTTGAGTTTGGCAAGGCACTTCAAAAGATTAAACCGGCAGTTATAGCAACTGCAATGAAGCTTGTTGGCTGGGCTTTAGTATTTCTTCCAATTGCAATATGGATTGGATATAGGGACGCAAAATTAATGGCAATAGTAATTATGCTTGCCTCACCAGCAACACCAAGTTGTTACATAATGTCAAGAAGTATGCACAGCGAAGGAACTCTAACAAGCAGTGTTATTGTTTTGACAACAATGTGTTCAGCATTCACAATTACGGCAATTATCTATATTTTAAGAGCAATGGGACTTGTTTAA
- the lepB gene encoding signal peptidase I, which produces MKDQTIIDNEAENKDLHNASDKKEKEKVDPKKEFFSWVRIFVVAIALALCINNFLIINANVPSGSMENTIMTGSRMIGLRTAYWFKEPQRGEIIIFKYPDDESENFVKRVIGLPGEKVTIKDSKIYINDSKEPLKETYLKEDWYWENGSEESGGELVYQVPEDSYFVLGDNRNNSKDSRLWTTTNYVSKSKIIAKAEFVYWPWKVKGMLETAKYD; this is translated from the coding sequence ATGAAAGACCAGACTATTATTGACAATGAAGCAGAGAACAAGGATTTACATAATGCTTCAGACAAGAAAGAAAAAGAGAAAGTTGATCCCAAGAAGGAATTTTTCAGTTGGGTAAGAATTTTTGTTGTAGCCATTGCTTTGGCATTGTGCATTAATAATTTTCTTATAATTAATGCCAACGTACCATCAGGTTCAATGGAGAATACAATTATGACAGGTTCAAGAATGATTGGACTTAGAACAGCTTATTGGTTCAAGGAACCACAGAGAGGTGAAATCATAATTTTCAAATATCCTGATGATGAATCAGAAAACTTTGTAAAGAGAGTAATCGGTTTGCCGGGAGAAAAGGTAACAATTAAAGATTCAAAGATTTATATTAATGACTCAAAAGAGCCATTAAAAGAAACATACTTAAAAGAGGATTGGTACTGGGAAAATGGTTCAGAGGAATCCGGTGGAGAGCTTGTATATCAAGTGCCAGAAGACAGTTATTTCGTCTTAGGTGACAACAGAAACAATTCTAAGGATTCAAGACTTTGGACAACAACAAACTATGTAAGCAAGTCAAAGATAATTGCAAAGGCAGAGTTTGTATATTGGCCATGGAAAGTCAAGGGAATGCTGGAAACAGCCAAGTATGACTAA
- a CDS encoding HAD family hydrolase has protein sequence MNRENWLKNIEGAVFDLDGTLLDSSWVWEKVDEKFLGDRGFQVPDDYVDEISPLGAERAAVYTIERFGLNEDKDDIVREWIEMAKKEYATEVVCKPYAKEFLEELHKLNIKMAVATSSDRELFMKTLEREGILKYFQKIVTVDEVERGKGYPDIYEEAARRIKVNPHKCLVFEDILAGVTGASLGEFNVVAVFDEKSKHNWEKIKSISKYSINDYKELL, from the coding sequence ATGAACAGAGAAAACTGGCTAAAAAATATTGAAGGTGCTGTTTTTGATTTAGATGGTACCCTTCTCGATAGCTCATGGGTATGGGAAAAGGTAGATGAAAAATTTTTAGGTGACAGAGGCTTTCAGGTTCCGGATGATTATGTAGATGAGATTTCTCCTCTTGGTGCTGAGAGAGCAGCAGTTTATACAATAGAACGATTTGGCTTAAACGAAGACAAAGATGATATTGTAAGGGAATGGATTGAAATGGCAAAAAAGGAATATGCAACAGAGGTTGTATGCAAGCCTTATGCGAAAGAATTTCTTGAAGAACTACATAAACTTAATATAAAGATGGCAGTGGCAACATCCTCAGACAGAGAACTTTTTATGAAAACATTGGAGCGTGAAGGAATATTAAAATATTTTCAGAAAATAGTGACAGTGGATGAAGTTGAACGTGGAAAAGGTTATCCTGACATATATGAGGAAGCTGCAAGACGAATAAAAGTTAATCCACATAAATGCCTTGTGTTTGAGGATATTTTAGCGGGTGTAACAGGAGCATCACTTGGAGAGTTTAATGTTGTGGCAGTCTTCGATGAAAAGTCGAAACATAACTGGGAAAAAATCAAGAGTATATCAAAGTATAGCATTAATGATTATAAAGAATTATTGTAG